A stretch of Carnobacterium iners DNA encodes these proteins:
- a CDS encoding L-lactate dehydrogenase, with amino-acid sequence MYNIKIKSHQKVIIVGDGAVGSSYAFSLVTQNIAQEIGIIDIDTKKAEGDAMDLSHALAFTSPKKIYAATYEDCSDADIVVITAGAAQKPGETRLDLVQKNLKIFKGIVGSIMGNGFDGIIIVATNPVDILTYATWKFSGLPQHRIIGSGTSLDSARFRQAIADLTGVDSRNVHGYILGEHGDTEFPVWSHANVAGLQIYEWIKDNPGVDEQALVDMFFKVRDAAYDIIERKGATFYGIAVSLTRITKAILSDENAILPLSVYLDGEYNQKDIFIGAPAIINRQGVKSVIQIPLNDSEQEKMNHSADTLRKITLEAMRTLEEESN; translated from the coding sequence ATGTATAATATTAAAATAAAAAGTCACCAAAAAGTTATCATCGTAGGGGACGGCGCAGTAGGTTCTAGCTATGCTTTTTCTTTAGTAACACAAAATATCGCTCAAGAAATCGGTATTATTGACATCGATACGAAAAAGGCAGAAGGCGATGCAATGGATCTCTCACACGCATTAGCTTTTACCTCTCCTAAAAAAATTTATGCGGCTACCTATGAAGATTGCAGCGATGCAGATATCGTTGTTATCACTGCTGGAGCAGCTCAAAAACCAGGTGAAACTCGCTTAGACTTAGTTCAAAAGAATTTAAAAATATTTAAAGGTATTGTTGGGAGTATTATGGGAAATGGTTTTGATGGTATTATTATTGTTGCAACTAACCCAGTAGATATTTTAACTTATGCCACTTGGAAATTCTCAGGCCTTCCTCAGCATCGGATTATCGGCTCAGGTACTTCTTTAGATAGTGCTCGTTTCCGTCAAGCTATTGCTGATTTGACAGGCGTAGACTCACGTAATGTTCACGGGTATATTTTAGGTGAACATGGAGATACAGAATTCCCTGTATGGTCACACGCTAACGTAGCAGGTCTTCAAATTTATGAATGGATCAAAGATAACCCTGGCGTAGATGAGCAAGCTTTAGTTGATATGTTCTTTAAAGTTCGTGATGCTGCCTATGATATCATCGAACGAAAAGGAGCTACTTTTTACGGTATCGCTGTTTCATTAACGCGCATTACTAAAGCAATCTTATCTGATGAGAATGCTATCTTGCCTCTTTCAGTTTACCTGGATGGCGAATACAATCAAAAAGATATTTTTATTGGAGCACCTGCGATTATAAACCGTCAAGGTGTCAAAAGTGTTATTCAAATTCCTCTAAACGATTCTGAACAAGAAAAAATGAATCATTCTGCTGATACACTCAGAAAAATTACACTAGAAGCAATGAGAACACTAGAAGAAGAATCAAACTAA
- the pth gene encoding aminoacyl-tRNA hydrolase, whose amino-acid sequence MKMIIGLGNPGTKYAHTKHNIGFMVLDEYAAQHDLTFNKSKFEALYTETFIGKEKIILVKPQTFMNDSGRAVRPLMDYFNVTIDDILIVYDDLDLPAGKIRLRQKGSAGGHNGIKSLIQHLGTANFNRIRIGIDRPFFDQTVVNHVLGGFSKEKEEIISFAVKDGASAIDYWVSGHPFSDAMNQYNKK is encoded by the coding sequence ATGAAAATGATTATTGGCCTGGGAAATCCCGGCACGAAATATGCACATACTAAGCATAATATAGGATTTATGGTATTGGATGAGTACGCTGCACAACACGATTTAACGTTCAATAAAAGTAAATTTGAAGCTCTGTATACAGAAACTTTTATAGGAAAAGAAAAAATCATATTGGTAAAACCACAAACATTTATGAATGATTCCGGACGAGCAGTAAGACCTCTAATGGATTATTTTAATGTAACGATCGATGATATTCTTATTGTTTACGATGACTTAGATTTACCTGCTGGAAAAATTCGTCTTCGACAAAAAGGAAGCGCTGGAGGCCATAACGGAATAAAAAGTTTGATTCAACACCTAGGAACAGCTAATTTTAACCGCATTCGTATCGGTATTGACCGTCCATTTTTCGATCAAACTGTAGTAAACCATGTCTTAGGTGGATTTTCAAAAGAGAAAGAAGAAATAATTTCGTTTGCTGTTAAAGACGGCGCATCTGCGATTGACTATTGGGTCAGTGGGCATCCATTTAGCGACGCAATGAATCAATACAACAAAAAATAA
- a CDS encoding M20 family metallopeptidase, with product MKNWVTEAHQDESITALKKLVSIPSINTGNGKTYPPFGQAIADCLAEALSICETLGMKTYSDPEGFYGYADYGQGEELVAVLCHLDVVPEGDVNLWDTPPFGAVIKDEKLIGRGSQDDKGPTIAALYGFKAVVDEGAIFKKRIRFVFGTDEETLWRCMEHYNAKEEQPTMGFVPDSSFPVTYAEKGLLQVKLIGPGSSDITLACGDAFNIVPGRAEFQGKDANLVHEKLTKIGVAQTFDGNLITVNGKAVHASVADQGVNAINQLAKGLVHIHPHPTVNFLAEKVGDETNGLSIFGEIKDEMTGELTFNVASLSINEKKSEIELDLRIPVSFPIEDLVKILKEVIEPYGLEYCEFDRVAGLYVPKEDELVQTLMAIYQSKTNDLTQPLTSGGATYARTMQNMVAFGSRFPTSESLAHQSNEGISLDELFQAMDIYAETIFQLCCE from the coding sequence ATGAAAAATTGGGTAACGGAAGCACACCAAGATGAAAGTATAACCGCATTAAAAAAATTAGTCAGTATTCCTTCTATTAATACTGGGAATGGAAAAACTTATCCGCCTTTTGGACAAGCTATTGCTGATTGTCTAGCAGAAGCACTGAGTATTTGCGAAACACTGGGAATGAAAACTTATTCGGACCCAGAAGGATTTTATGGCTATGCTGATTACGGACAAGGTGAAGAGTTAGTAGCCGTATTATGCCATTTAGACGTTGTACCTGAGGGAGATGTGAATCTATGGGATACTCCTCCATTTGGTGCAGTTATTAAAGACGAAAAGTTGATAGGACGTGGTTCGCAAGATGACAAAGGACCAACCATTGCAGCTTTATATGGGTTTAAGGCAGTAGTTGATGAAGGAGCTATTTTTAAGAAACGCATTCGCTTCGTTTTTGGAACAGACGAAGAAACACTTTGGCGGTGCATGGAGCATTATAACGCTAAAGAAGAGCAGCCAACTATGGGGTTTGTTCCAGATAGTTCTTTTCCTGTAACCTATGCCGAAAAAGGATTATTACAGGTGAAATTAATTGGTCCAGGAAGCTCAGATATCACATTAGCTTGTGGCGATGCATTTAATATCGTTCCTGGTCGTGCTGAGTTTCAAGGTAAAGATGCAAACTTAGTACATGAAAAATTGACCAAAATAGGAGTTGCTCAGACATTTGACGGAAATCTAATTACGGTAAACGGTAAGGCCGTTCATGCGAGTGTAGCAGACCAAGGAGTCAACGCAATTAATCAATTAGCAAAAGGATTAGTTCATATTCATCCACATCCAACGGTGAATTTTTTAGCTGAAAAGGTAGGTGATGAAACCAATGGATTGAGTATATTTGGTGAAATAAAAGATGAGATGACCGGAGAATTAACCTTTAATGTGGCTTCTCTTTCTATTAATGAAAAAAAATCAGAGATAGAGTTAGACTTACGCATCCCAGTTAGCTTTCCAATAGAAGATTTAGTGAAAATACTTAAAGAAGTAATAGAGCCTTATGGTTTAGAGTACTGTGAGTTTGATCGTGTAGCTGGTTTATATGTTCCAAAAGAAGATGAGTTAGTTCAGACGCTAATGGCTATTTATCAAAGCAAAACAAATGATTTAACTCAGCCACTCACATCGGGTGGAGCTACTTATGCAAGAACTATGCAAAATATGGTTGCCTTTGGGTCCCGTTTTCCAACATCAGAAAGTTTAGCTCATCAAAGCAATGAGGGGATATCCTTGGATGAACTATTTCAAGCAATGGATATCTATGCAGAAACAATTTTTCAATTGTGTTGTGAATAA
- the mfd gene encoding transcription-repair coupling factor — protein MGDINKILADSPDVKGLLAGIGEQKVQLVTGLAGSARTLVTNAILEKKKRPIVLITHNLFHARQLVEDFSGFVAEENLHLFPVEEMLHAEMSISSPEARTERVATLDFLLSGKPGIIVVPLAGVRKLLPPKKIWENARFEVQQGGELDATGMARRLVDMGYVRQQLVGSPGEFSIRGGIIDIYPLTEKHPIRIDLFDVEVDSLRYFNADNQRSIETIESITILPAIDTLYTHGLLQSAAPRFSKAVEHNLALLKEADAKQTFTQYITPIIDAFDKGEPMDQLAMFTDYVYPEPVSILDYISKKSIVILDEYPRIMETDRQLIKEESEWVIEKLSEHRILQKQVFSNDFRNKIKTIKQDILYFSLFQKGMGNLRFSEIHPFSYRNMQQFFGQMPLLKTELDRWIKQNNTVIVIVPSDERANKVQQIFKDFEITSKVVKPKKIEVGKVQILKGTIQNGFELPTDKLVLLTERELFNKVTKKIPRRQSLSNAERLKSYSELNPGDFVVHVNHGIGKYTGMETLTIDGIHQDYLSIIYKNDAKLFIPVTQLNLLQKYVSSEAKTPKINKLGGTEWAKTKSKVASKIEDIADELIELYAAREQEVGYAYPADNDYQQEFEDAFPYTETPDQLRSTIEIKHDMEGKKPMDRLLVGDVGYGKTEVAMRAIFKAIQEGKQAAFLVPTTILAQQHYETLKQRFAEFPIEIGLLSRFRTKKQQIATIEGIKKGQVDIVIGTHRILSKDIEFQDIGLLIVDEEQRFGVKHKEKLKQLKSQVDVLTLTATPIPRTLHMSMLGVRDLSIIETPPANRYPVQTYVMEQNLGAVREAVEREMARGGQVFYLHNRVATIEKKVEELKQLIPEARIGFAHGQMTENQLENMLFQFIEGEYDVLVTTTIIETGVDIPNVNTLFVENADHMGLSQLYQLRGRVGRSNRVAYAYFLYKADKVLNEISEKRLQAIKDFTELGSGFKIAMRDLSIRGAGNLLGSQQHGFIDSVGFDLYSEMLSEAVARKRGLGEKEETTQVEIDLGINAYLPGTYIEDERQKIEVYKRIRELRDEETYVQLQDEVIDRFGEYPDEVSDLLVIGLIKLYSERALIETIRRLEQELEITFSESGSTALPAEEIFRALGEVPLGANMTMKKNKFHVTIQIEKIHTYQWLDYLQKFAKVIATYRRKKSED, from the coding sequence GTGGGAGATATCAATAAAATATTAGCTGATTCGCCTGATGTAAAAGGTTTATTAGCAGGAATTGGCGAGCAAAAGGTTCAATTGGTTACAGGATTAGCTGGTTCAGCTAGAACTTTAGTAACAAATGCGATTTTAGAAAAAAAGAAACGACCAATTGTTTTAATCACGCATAATTTATTTCATGCTCGACAATTAGTAGAAGATTTTTCAGGTTTTGTTGCTGAAGAAAACTTGCATTTATTTCCAGTTGAAGAAATGCTTCATGCTGAAATGTCTATCTCATCCCCAGAAGCTAGAACTGAGAGAGTAGCGACTTTAGATTTTTTACTTTCTGGAAAACCAGGAATTATTGTTGTTCCGCTAGCCGGAGTTCGTAAATTATTGCCGCCTAAGAAAATATGGGAGAATGCTCGTTTCGAAGTGCAACAAGGAGGCGAGTTAGATGCAACAGGAATGGCTCGCAGACTAGTAGATATGGGCTATGTCAGACAACAACTAGTTGGCAGTCCAGGGGAATTCAGTATACGTGGCGGGATTATCGATATCTATCCTTTAACAGAAAAACATCCTATTCGCATTGATTTATTCGATGTAGAAGTTGATTCTTTACGCTATTTTAATGCAGATAATCAGCGTTCAATTGAAACTATCGAATCGATAACCATCTTGCCGGCTATTGATACACTCTACACACATGGTTTGCTTCAAAGTGCTGCCCCACGATTTTCAAAAGCTGTAGAACATAACTTAGCATTGTTAAAAGAAGCTGACGCAAAACAAACTTTCACACAATACATTACTCCAATTATAGATGCTTTTGATAAGGGAGAGCCAATGGATCAACTGGCGATGTTTACAGATTACGTTTATCCTGAACCTGTCAGTATTTTAGACTACATTAGTAAAAAAAGCATCGTTATTCTAGATGAATATCCACGAATTATGGAAACAGATCGCCAATTGATAAAAGAGGAATCTGAGTGGGTCATAGAAAAACTTTCAGAGCATCGTATTTTACAAAAACAAGTTTTTTCTAATGATTTTCGTAATAAAATAAAAACAATTAAACAAGATATTTTATACTTTTCACTTTTCCAAAAAGGGATGGGGAATTTACGTTTTTCAGAAATCCATCCTTTTTCCTATCGAAATATGCAACAATTCTTTGGGCAAATGCCCCTGTTAAAAACAGAATTGGATAGGTGGATCAAGCAAAATAATACGGTTATCGTTATAGTGCCTAGTGATGAGCGAGCAAATAAAGTTCAGCAAATCTTTAAGGATTTTGAAATCACCAGTAAAGTTGTTAAACCAAAGAAAATTGAAGTAGGAAAAGTTCAGATTTTAAAAGGTACCATTCAAAATGGTTTTGAACTGCCAACGGATAAGTTAGTGCTGTTAACTGAACGTGAGTTGTTCAATAAAGTAACAAAGAAAATACCCAGACGCCAATCTTTATCTAATGCTGAACGGTTAAAGAGTTACAGCGAACTCAATCCGGGTGATTTTGTCGTCCATGTAAATCATGGGATTGGTAAATATACAGGAATGGAAACCTTGACGATAGATGGTATTCATCAAGATTATCTGTCTATTATTTATAAAAATGATGCAAAGTTATTTATTCCTGTAACTCAATTAAACTTACTGCAAAAATATGTTTCTTCAGAAGCTAAAACACCTAAAATTAATAAATTAGGTGGGACTGAATGGGCTAAAACTAAGAGCAAAGTAGCGAGTAAAATTGAAGACATCGCAGATGAATTAATCGAACTATATGCTGCTCGTGAGCAAGAAGTCGGTTACGCGTACCCTGCAGACAATGATTATCAACAAGAATTTGAAGATGCTTTCCCTTATACAGAAACACCTGATCAATTACGTAGTACAATTGAAATCAAGCATGATATGGAAGGTAAAAAGCCCATGGATCGTTTGTTAGTAGGTGATGTTGGTTATGGGAAAACGGAAGTCGCGATGCGTGCTATTTTTAAAGCTATTCAAGAAGGCAAACAAGCGGCATTCTTAGTACCCACTACTATTTTAGCTCAACAACATTATGAAACACTTAAGCAACGCTTTGCAGAATTTCCTATTGAGATCGGTTTATTAAGTCGATTCAGAACAAAAAAACAACAAATTGCAACGATTGAAGGAATAAAAAAAGGGCAAGTTGATATCGTAATAGGAACCCATCGAATTTTATCTAAGGACATTGAATTTCAAGATATCGGATTATTGATTGTAGATGAAGAACAACGATTTGGTGTAAAACACAAAGAAAAATTAAAACAGTTAAAATCCCAAGTGGACGTCTTGACCTTGACAGCAACACCAATACCGAGGACGTTGCACATGTCGATGCTAGGTGTTCGTGATTTATCCATTATTGAAACGCCGCCAGCTAACCGTTATCCGGTTCAAACTTATGTTATGGAGCAAAATCTCGGGGCTGTTCGCGAAGCTGTTGAGCGAGAAATGGCAAGAGGTGGGCAAGTATTTTATTTACACAATCGTGTAGCTACGATTGAAAAAAAAGTTGAAGAATTAAAGCAATTGATTCCTGAAGCTCGTATTGGATTTGCCCATGGACAGATGACTGAAAATCAATTGGAAAATATGCTTTTCCAATTTATCGAAGGAGAATACGATGTACTTGTTACGACGACTATTATTGAAACAGGTGTGGATATTCCCAATGTGAATACTTTATTTGTAGAAAATGCTGATCATATGGGACTATCTCAACTCTATCAATTAAGAGGTCGAGTTGGGCGGAGCAATCGTGTAGCTTATGCTTATTTCTTGTATAAAGCCGATAAAGTCTTGAATGAAATCAGTGAAAAAAGATTACAAGCGATTAAAGACTTTACAGAATTAGGATCAGGATTTAAAATTGCTATGCGTGATTTGTCTATTCGTGGAGCCGGTAATCTGTTAGGGTCTCAACAACATGGCTTTATTGATTCTGTTGGATTCGATTTGTATTCAGAGATGCTAAGTGAAGCAGTTGCCCGCAAGCGCGGTTTAGGAGAAAAAGAAGAAACGACACAAGTAGAAATTGATTTAGGCATCAATGCGTATCTGCCTGGTACGTATATTGAAGATGAGCGTCAAAAAATTGAAGTGTACAAACGAATACGTGAATTACGTGATGAAGAAACATACGTGCAGTTACAAGATGAAGTTATCGATCGCTTTGGCGAGTATCCAGACGAAGTTTCGGATCTGTTAGTAATTGGTTTAATTAAGTTGTATAGCGAACGTGCATTGATTGAGACAATCAGACGCTTGGAACAAGAGCTCGAGATAACATTCTCTGAGTCTGGTTCAACTGCTTTACCAGCAGAAGAAATCTTTAGAGCGCTTGGTGAAGTACCATTAGGAGCCAATATGACAATGAAAAAGAATAAATTCCATGTAACGATACAAATTGAAAAAATTCACACTTACCAGTGGTTAGATTATCTTCAAAAGTTTGCAAAAGTTATTGCAACATATCGAAGAAAAAAATCTGAAGACTAA
- a CDS encoding putative polysaccharide biosynthesis protein → MDNQQMKKTMNSAVLLSLAALIAKILSAVYRVPFQNIVGNTGFYVYQQVYPIYGVGMTIALTGLPVFLSKLIAEQKNKEQQVNTIKKVFILLSIFSLFLFSLIFFGSGWIAKGMGDVQLIPIIQSVSWLFLLIPLLTTTRGYFQGTFRMMPTAVSQVVEQVVRVAVILIAALMYQFLEWDIYQMGTVAMSSAWIAGLAASLILVIAFLRKKKTDEKFSSRLEAPLELISYTTLTKRFMTEGIAICLLSALLILLQLVDSFTLYKGLTYSGMSSQLAKNAKGIYDRGQPLIQLGMIVATAFSTTLLPVLSRAFSEKKEKEFIRSASSMVRITATFSLAATTGLIVLMPYINQLLFGDRSGVGVLRIYMVAILFASLIGTYNAILQSQNHHYLTIGALLVGLLTKWFVNNWLIVKFGTIGASLATVLSLGLILFVIQLGLPHTLKKEAAKNRIVLKLVLLSLLMAIVVGVATQVAENWLLNGGNRLEAFTLTIIGVTIGIGVFSYGLFRLDVLTIREWLSLPFGKKMLRKQVK, encoded by the coding sequence TTGGATAATCAACAAATGAAAAAAACGATGAATAGCGCAGTCCTACTTTCTTTAGCAGCTTTGATTGCAAAAATTCTGAGTGCTGTCTATCGGGTACCATTCCAAAATATCGTAGGAAATACCGGTTTTTATGTTTATCAACAAGTTTATCCTATCTATGGCGTTGGGATGACGATAGCTTTAACCGGTTTACCGGTTTTTTTATCTAAACTCATTGCGGAACAAAAAAATAAAGAACAGCAAGTGAATACAATAAAAAAAGTTTTTATCTTGTTATCTATTTTTTCGCTCTTTTTATTTTCTTTAATCTTTTTTGGATCAGGCTGGATTGCAAAAGGGATGGGGGATGTACAACTTATTCCGATTATCCAGTCAGTCTCGTGGTTGTTTTTATTGATACCGCTATTAACGACAACGCGAGGTTATTTTCAAGGAACGTTTCGTATGATGCCGACAGCTGTCTCACAAGTTGTGGAACAAGTTGTTCGTGTGGCTGTTATTTTAATTGCGGCGTTGATGTATCAATTTTTGGAATGGGATATCTATCAAATGGGGACAGTGGCCATGAGTAGTGCATGGATTGCTGGACTAGCAGCTAGTTTAATTTTAGTAATAGCTTTTTTAAGAAAAAAGAAGACAGATGAAAAGTTCTCTTCTCGACTAGAAGCTCCGCTAGAACTCATCTCCTACACTACTTTAACCAAGCGTTTTATGACAGAAGGCATAGCTATTTGTTTGTTAAGTGCGTTATTGATTTTGTTGCAATTAGTTGATTCTTTTACACTATATAAAGGTTTAACGTATTCAGGAATGTCATCCCAACTAGCTAAGAATGCAAAAGGGATTTATGACCGAGGACAACCCTTGATTCAACTAGGAATGATTGTTGCAACAGCTTTTTCAACTACACTTCTTCCGGTATTAAGTCGAGCATTTAGTGAAAAAAAAGAAAAAGAGTTTATCCGCTCAGCTAGTTCAATGGTCCGTATAACAGCTACTTTTTCACTAGCTGCAACAACCGGTCTCATTGTTTTAATGCCTTATATCAATCAATTATTATTCGGAGATCGTTCTGGAGTCGGAGTTTTAAGAATTTATATGGTCGCAATTTTGTTCGCTTCGTTGATAGGTACGTATAATGCTATTTTACAAAGTCAAAACCATCATTATTTAACGATAGGAGCTTTATTAGTTGGTTTGTTGACTAAATGGTTCGTAAATAATTGGCTGATTGTAAAATTTGGTACAATAGGAGCAAGTTTAGCGACTGTATTATCGTTAGGACTTATTTTATTTGTTATTCAATTAGGTTTGCCGCATACTTTGAAAAAAGAAGCTGCTAAAAATAGGATAGTTCTAAAATTAGTTTTACTCAGTCTGCTGATGGCAATAGTAGTAGGAGTAGCAACGCAAGTAGCGGAAAATTGGCTTTTAAATGGTGGGAACCGGTTAGAGGCTTTTACTCTAACAATAATAGGTGTGACGATAGGAATTGGCGTATTCTCTTATGGCTTATTTCGTTTAGATGTTTTAACTATTCGCGAATGGCTATCGTTGCCTTTTGGTAAAAAAATGTTAAGAAAGCAGGTGAAGTGA